The Candidatus Thiodiazotropha endoloripes genome has a window encoding:
- a CDS encoding YcgL domain-containing protein → MTGEQLMEMSCWIYRSSKKDEMYLYVPVEGDFSNVPDALLKRFGRPEKVMELTLNSSRKLAREEVAVVMQNLSTQGFHLQLPPKMDVELYRGD, encoded by the coding sequence GTGACTGGAGAACAGCTGATGGAGATGAGTTGCTGGATCTACCGCAGTTCCAAAAAAGATGAGATGTATCTCTATGTTCCAGTTGAAGGGGATTTTTCGAATGTGCCTGATGCGCTTTTGAAACGATTCGGCAGACCGGAAAAAGTTATGGAGCTGACCCTCAACAGCTCTCGTAAACTGGCCCGGGAGGAAGTGGCTGTGGTCATGCAAAATTTGTCGACACAGGGTTTTCATCTTCAGTTACCACCGAAAATGGATGTTGAGCTGTATCGTGGTGATTGA
- a CDS encoding cytochrome-c peroxidase, translating into MTRMESLGALCLTVAITACGGGGGGDSSDTDSNTNQNSQVTMEALGRKLFFDTNLSSGSNQACASCHDPDSGFADPRVTVDAPVSEGSVGGTFGDRNAPTAAYAAFTPSFTTVAAAAQTQETDSKYEGGQFLDGRALDLVTQAKGPFLNPLEMNNASAEEVVGKVQNSDYAHEFTALFGEDAFSDTDTAYHNIATAIAAFESSDEVNPFSSKFDAYLNGDYTFTTSEQRGFDLFQDATKAKCANCHPLGTTSEESLFTNFRYYNIGTPSNPQNPANILDSSFVDQGLGASSAIERGDEAAERGKFRVPTLRNVELTAPYMHNGVYETLEEVVLHYDIQVANLFITPEVNDPNIAAEMNAGTFEGLNLSDQERADLVNFMLTLTDGYF; encoded by the coding sequence ATGACAAGAATGGAAAGCTTGGGCGCACTATGTCTGACTGTAGCGATCACGGCCTGTGGTGGTGGCGGAGGTGGAGACAGCAGCGACACGGACAGCAATACCAACCAGAACAGTCAGGTCACCATGGAGGCGCTGGGCAGAAAGCTCTTCTTTGATACCAACCTCTCAAGCGGTAGCAACCAGGCCTGTGCCAGTTGTCATGATCCGGATAGTGGCTTTGCCGACCCGAGGGTGACCGTTGACGCTCCTGTCTCTGAAGGCTCCGTGGGTGGGACCTTTGGAGATCGCAATGCGCCAACGGCTGCCTATGCCGCCTTTACGCCCTCATTCACTACCGTTGCGGCGGCAGCGCAGACTCAGGAAACCGATTCAAAATATGAGGGAGGGCAATTTCTCGACGGCCGGGCTCTCGACCTGGTAACCCAGGCCAAAGGACCATTCCTGAATCCCCTGGAAATGAATAACGCTTCTGCTGAAGAAGTGGTCGGCAAGGTACAGAATTCCGACTATGCCCATGAGTTCACCGCACTCTTCGGTGAAGACGCCTTCAGCGATACGGATACGGCCTATCACAACATCGCCACGGCAATAGCGGCTTTTGAGTCATCCGACGAGGTCAATCCCTTCAGTTCAAAATTCGATGCCTATCTGAATGGGGACTACACCTTCACGACGTCGGAACAGCGTGGCTTTGATCTGTTCCAGGATGCCACGAAAGCCAAATGCGCCAACTGCCACCCCCTCGGCACAACCTCCGAGGAGTCCCTGTTCACCAATTTCCGCTACTACAACATCGGCACACCGAGTAATCCACAAAATCCCGCCAACATTCTAGACAGCAGTTTTGTCGATCAAGGCTTGGGCGCCAGCAGCGCCATCGAGCGCGGTGATGAGGCGGCCGAACGGGGTAAATTCAGAGTCCCGACACTGCGCAATGTCGAGTTAACCGCCCCCTATATGCACAATGGGGTCTATGAGACACTGGAAGAGGTAGTCCTGCACTACGATATTCAAGTGGCCAATCTGTTCATCACCCCGGAAGTGAATGATCCGAATATCGCTGCAGAGATGAATGCAGGGACCTTCGAAGGCTTGAATCTCAGCGATCAGGAGCGAGCGGATCTGGTCAATTTCATGCTCACCCTGACGGATGGCTATTTTTAA
- a CDS encoding putative bifunctional diguanylate cyclase/phosphodiesterase, whose product MKIRNTIFRHLYIRMAIILLCISLAFSFALIPIYNDKLSRMLAAQGSTFTNTTIAACGEALYTADYSFVINYTKKVLKETPEVTFVNFISSDGMRLNISQSGWRVETVEKDQIQVKLPSEQRYSLKHYTEIPETVITDAFLFNKPLVISGLLWGDIEIGISDSEYNSLMLSYFRNVILYSFVLLAISLLILHGVSIKLSSQLSKLRQTASLLSNGDLSARAPTEAIGEISLLATTLNNMALNLETKTNRVEQLARLVEDTDDAIAIFDKSHQISFINNAFAKITGQNIDTYQGMTLQELFHNLGIDKRKQHEISLGFEHVKQLNWSTDITISKFSNPPIHLTLRIERFDSANPEESSFFVVLSDITQRKQLEQELETLAYIDKLTKLPNRRYFMDALTANVKDATLSDTSLAVFFLDLDNFKLINDSLGHEVGDHVLNEAAWKLQDSLRSDDIVCRLGGDEFTVILKNVTETEKLATIADSILASFSTPILCNKRELRITTSIGIVQFPQHGNDEKELIKNADTAMYAAKHSGKNSYRFFTSDMHRDMKDYLELESALRSAIIDSNLEIVYQPFIDIETNRITNCEALLRWNHPQRGPIPPGRFIPIAEQSGLISEVGNWVFTEVCRQIKSWNNSINVSINVSGNELADKTFINRLENTLIEYDIDPYRIQLEFTEHVLVSKDGSNLPILNALKRAGFEIAIDDFGTGFSSLSYISELPIDTIKIDKSFINKLPNDRRTIAVVNSIISLAKNLDIKTVGEGVEKKEQVDWLQANGCNTIQGYYYHRPMSAQDLQTLIKPDNLRHIPTISNQYSKPGK is encoded by the coding sequence GTGAAAATCAGAAATACGATTTTCAGGCATCTCTACATACGTATGGCGATCATTCTTTTGTGTATCAGTCTGGCATTCTCCTTTGCTCTGATACCCATCTACAATGATAAACTTTCACGTATGCTCGCTGCACAGGGCAGCACATTTACCAACACAACCATTGCCGCTTGCGGCGAAGCACTCTACACAGCGGACTACAGCTTTGTTATCAACTACACGAAAAAGGTCTTGAAAGAGACCCCTGAAGTCACTTTTGTCAACTTCATATCAAGTGACGGCATGAGGCTCAATATCAGCCAGTCAGGTTGGAGGGTTGAGACAGTTGAAAAAGACCAAATCCAAGTAAAACTGCCAAGCGAGCAACGATATAGCCTAAAACACTATACCGAAATACCTGAAACCGTGATCACGGATGCCTTTTTATTCAACAAACCTTTAGTGATTTCAGGACTCTTGTGGGGAGATATCGAAATCGGCATTTCCGACAGCGAATATAATTCACTGATGCTGAGCTATTTTCGCAATGTCATTCTATATAGTTTTGTACTACTGGCCATATCACTTCTAATCCTACATGGCGTTTCAATCAAACTCTCATCCCAACTGTCAAAATTACGCCAGACTGCGAGCTTACTCTCCAATGGCGATCTATCCGCACGCGCCCCCACTGAAGCGATTGGTGAAATAAGCCTGCTTGCAACCACCCTGAACAACATGGCGCTGAACCTGGAGACAAAAACCAATCGTGTCGAACAATTGGCAAGACTGGTTGAAGATACCGATGACGCCATTGCTATATTTGACAAGTCACACCAAATTTCTTTTATCAATAACGCCTTTGCCAAAATTACTGGACAGAATATCGACACCTATCAAGGTATGACACTGCAGGAACTGTTTCACAACCTTGGTATCGACAAACGCAAACAACATGAAATCTCTTTAGGGTTTGAACATGTCAAGCAACTCAACTGGTCTACCGACATCACCATCTCTAAGTTCAGTAATCCACCAATTCATCTGACATTACGCATTGAAAGGTTCGATAGTGCAAACCCTGAGGAGAGCAGTTTTTTTGTAGTCTTGAGCGACATCACTCAACGCAAACAGCTCGAGCAGGAACTTGAAACCCTTGCTTATATCGATAAACTGACAAAACTGCCGAACAGACGCTATTTCATGGATGCACTGACAGCCAATGTCAAGGATGCAACCCTTTCCGATACTTCACTCGCGGTATTCTTTCTCGATCTCGATAATTTCAAACTGATCAATGATTCACTCGGCCATGAGGTGGGAGATCACGTACTCAATGAAGCCGCCTGGAAACTGCAGGATTCACTTCGATCCGATGATATAGTTTGCAGGCTTGGTGGCGACGAGTTCACGGTCATCCTCAAGAATGTAACCGAAACAGAAAAGCTTGCAACCATTGCAGACTCCATCCTCGCCAGCTTCTCGACTCCCATACTCTGCAACAAAAGAGAATTGCGAATCACCACAAGTATCGGCATAGTGCAGTTTCCGCAGCATGGCAATGATGAGAAAGAGTTGATTAAAAACGCCGATACGGCGATGTATGCTGCAAAACATAGCGGTAAAAACAGCTACCGCTTTTTCACTTCCGATATGCATCGGGACATGAAGGACTACCTTGAACTTGAAAGCGCACTACGAAGCGCCATCATTGACTCCAATCTGGAGATTGTCTATCAGCCGTTCATCGATATTGAAACCAACCGCATCACCAATTGCGAAGCTTTACTTCGCTGGAATCACCCACAACGCGGTCCGATTCCACCTGGACGCTTCATCCCCATTGCCGAGCAATCCGGCTTAATCTCTGAAGTTGGCAACTGGGTATTTACCGAAGTCTGTCGTCAAATAAAATCTTGGAACAACAGCATCAACGTATCGATTAATGTCTCTGGCAATGAACTTGCCGACAAAACGTTCATCAACCGACTTGAGAACACGCTTATCGAATACGATATAGACCCCTACCGCATACAACTGGAATTCACCGAGCACGTTCTGGTCAGTAAAGATGGCAGCAATCTACCAATTCTGAATGCACTCAAACGCGCTGGTTTCGAGATTGCGATCGACGACTTTGGAACCGGATTCTCTTCACTCAGCTATATTAGTGAACTTCCCATCGACACCATCAAGATCGATAAATCATTCATCAATAAACTACCTAATGACCGCAGAACCATAGCAGTCGTCAACTCAATCATCTCCCTCGCCAAAAACCTGGACATCAAAACCGTCGGTGAAGGTGTGGAGAAGAAGGAGCAGGTCGATTGGCTACAAGCAAACGGATGCAACACCATTCAGGGCTACTACTATCATCGCCCCATGTCTGCTCAGGACCTACAAACACTGATAAAGCCTGACAACCTAAGGCACATCCCAACCATAAGCAATCAATACAGCAAACCAGGCAAATAA
- a CDS encoding phosphate/phosphite/phosphonate ABC transporter substrate-binding protein, with product MINLLLLILLTCLLTASPDLSATEKPSPIKLGGTIGALNDRSITDAEIAFQVIFNELLAEANESFSLKIYKDQNLLFDRFRRGELQGILTGSLHFIELDSLIHDSARYSVQFGDKLKQNYLLLVRHDDNLTSLRQLKEKTLSMGASHQVGKLFLDVELLQQQLPLSDQFFKEIHIVKGDNTSIIDLYFGKVDAAVVPKFTFETSQTLNPQIKNKIEVLASSEPMIHQAVGLRHDFPQHRIDNFEPHILTDQPSKRLINVFETFGIERIHRVTEESFKEVKSLQNRYNKLNGLSQ from the coding sequence TTGATTAACCTGCTACTTCTTATTTTACTGACCTGCTTACTGACCGCATCGCCCGACTTAAGTGCGACCGAGAAGCCTTCGCCAATAAAGCTTGGCGGCACTATTGGTGCGCTGAACGATCGCTCAATAACCGATGCGGAGATTGCATTCCAGGTAATCTTCAACGAGCTGCTTGCTGAAGCAAATGAAAGCTTCTCACTGAAAATCTATAAGGATCAAAATCTACTGTTCGACAGATTCAGACGAGGAGAGTTACAAGGAATTCTCACCGGCTCTCTACACTTCATCGAGTTGGATTCGTTGATACACGATAGTGCACGATATTCAGTTCAGTTTGGTGACAAGCTCAAACAAAACTACCTGCTATTGGTACGCCATGACGACAACCTTACCAGTCTCAGACAACTGAAAGAGAAAACCCTCAGTATGGGTGCAAGCCACCAGGTAGGAAAGCTGTTTCTTGATGTGGAACTGTTGCAGCAACAACTTCCGCTAAGCGATCAATTTTTCAAAGAGATCCATATCGTCAAGGGTGACAACACATCAATTATCGATCTCTACTTTGGCAAGGTGGATGCTGCGGTTGTGCCGAAGTTTACCTTTGAAACCAGTCAGACACTGAATCCTCAGATCAAGAACAAAATTGAAGTACTGGCCTCTTCAGAACCCATGATTCACCAGGCTGTAGGTTTGCGGCACGATTTTCCACAACATCGAATTGATAATTTTGAACCCCACATTCTGACAGATCAACCAAGCAAAAGACTGATCAATGTATTCGAGACTTTTGGAATCGAACGCATACACAGGGTTACGGAAGAGAGTTTCAAGGAGGTTAAATCACTACAAAATCGTTATAACAAACTAAACGGGCTTTCCCAGTGA
- a CDS encoding VPLPA-CTERM sorting domain-containing protein, with amino-acid sequence MLFKDEIMKKLMLRSIALMAILMTTSIGIQAASYDAGVFAAQGDSYATPQPIGNFLDSYSLTIDVPSLELNISGTHEGMFQDDLLLTNLTTNEQFHLGNMFSETFILSAGDYIFTLSGFALNALDPKIGSDYDLTMSAVPLPAAGWLFAAALIGFVSYSRRVNV; translated from the coding sequence ATGCTTTTTAAGGATGAAATTATGAAAAAGCTCATGTTACGCTCAATCGCACTGATGGCGATTCTGATGACCACCTCAATTGGAATTCAGGCAGCCTCCTATGATGCAGGTGTTTTTGCCGCTCAAGGTGATAGCTACGCCACACCTCAACCTATTGGTAATTTTCTCGACTCTTATAGTCTGACAATCGACGTGCCTTCATTGGAGTTGAATATTTCAGGAACCCATGAAGGTATGTTTCAGGATGATCTGCTGTTAACCAATCTGACAACCAATGAGCAGTTTCATTTAGGAAATATGTTTTCGGAGACCTTCATATTGAGTGCAGGGGATTATATTTTTACCCTGTCCGGATTTGCATTGAATGCACTCGATCCCAAGATAGGGTCCGACTACGATTTAACCATGAGTGCTGTACCGCTTCCGGCTGCTGGCTGGCTGTTTGCAGCTGCTCTGATCGGCTTTGTCTCATACAGTCGTAGAGTTAACGTATAA
- a CDS encoding YbaN family protein: protein MSEVKQAENSKKAMHPVSRAWMQIAGWGLFILGAVGIVLPLLPTTIFWIGAVWCWSRSAPHLTKRILAHPRFGQPVYLFITYGEISRMGKWMAVLGMSLGFAIFQLVGGPGWQLSLAVLLLLTLVAIWLWQRPEPTLSRQG, encoded by the coding sequence ATGAGTGAAGTCAAACAGGCTGAAAACAGCAAGAAGGCTATGCATCCAGTGTCGAGAGCCTGGATGCAGATAGCCGGCTGGGGCCTGTTCATACTTGGCGCTGTCGGTATTGTACTTCCCCTGTTACCTACCACTATATTCTGGATAGGTGCAGTCTGGTGCTGGTCCCGAAGTGCGCCTCATCTGACGAAGCGCATTCTGGCGCATCCCCGGTTTGGTCAGCCGGTCTATCTTTTTATCACTTATGGAGAGATCTCCCGCATGGGCAAATGGATGGCGGTGCTGGGCATGAGCCTCGGTTTTGCCATCTTTCAGTTGGTCGGCGGTCCGGGTTGGCAGCTCTCACTGGCGGTGCTGCTGCTTCTGACCCTGGTTGCAATCTGGCTCTGGCAGCGCCCGGAGCCGACCCTTTCCCGTCAAGGTTAA